A window of the Lactuca sativa cultivar Salinas chromosome 7, Lsat_Salinas_v11, whole genome shotgun sequence genome harbors these coding sequences:
- the LOC128127249 gene encoding F-box/LRR-repeat protein At4g29420-like has translation MASKTFNSVFPGLQFINLQWRLKWYLESRSSVSSSSSSSRFIPSLKRVFLNLVSNLSALESVRIGVENPPLDVMNVDVEDDGDDLHITDEGFVKEWLPRVSGALKLLSLSDFWVQSSRRRSEVLSLISAHCQNLIELELKNAWLAVQNMNAMPMLTSLTLELIRLDDKNLTELNTCFPNLQVLNLIDVRGLKMPMIHLLNLKTCHWTVTDSPSYICIIAPNLLTLRLECRSPAALYIEAPLCYNLHLALDHLNAFAVKRFQKLKNVQLECSNIRSLIRKFHRLETVETLTLDIRAGGNSKFNLEVLFCTFPSITSLCFKPRVWSEFEVWCGDIGLKGVKRFCGYLSVIDPLTTFTLVDCMLEECFNCVEISLLIHRGVPSNVSKHFITKCMAQWPDLKWGWGIWEEGREDSWIPEEQLPKTLVEEGSDSI, from the exons ATGGCGAGTAAGACTTTCAATTCTGTATTTCCAGGCCTTCAATTTATAAACCTGCAGTGGCGATTGAAATGGTACCTGGAATCAAGGTCCAGTGTTTCAAGTTCTTCAAGTTCTTCCCGATTTATTCCCTCTCTAAAGAGAGTTTTTCTAAATCTTGTATCAAACTTAAGTGCACTGGAATCGGTGCGTATTGGCGTCGAGAATCCACCCCTAGATGTGATGAACGTTGACGTTGAAGATGATGGCGATGATCTGCACATCACCGATGAGGGCTTCGTTAAAGAGTGGCTCCCTAGGGTTTCCGGAGCTTTGAAATTGCTTTCACTATCAGATTTTTGGGTTCAGTCGAGTAGGCGTCGATCAGAAGTCTTGTCACTGATATCTGCGCACT GTCAAAATCTTATTGAATTAGAGCTGAAGAACGCATGGCTGGCTGTACAAAACATGAACGCCATGCCGATGCTAACAAGTTTAACGCTTGAACTCATAAGATTAGATGACAAAAATCTAACCGAGTTAAATACATGTTTCCCAAATCTTCAAGTTCTTAACTTGATAGATGTTAGAGGTCTCAAAATGCCGATGATCCACCTCCTCAACCTGAAAACCTGCCATTGGACTGTAACAGATTCACcatcatatatatgtataatcgCACCCAATCTCCTCACACTCAGACTCGAGTGTAGAAGTCCCGCTGCCCTTTATATTGAAGCTCCTTTGTGCTACAACTTGCATCTTGCACTTGATCACTTGAACGCATTTGCAGTCAAAAGATTTCAGAAATTGAAAAATGTACAACTCGAGTGTTCAAACATTCGCTCCTTAATTCGTAAGTTTCATCGTTTAGAAACAGTAGAAACGCTGACCTTAGATATAAGAGCAGGTGGAAATTCCAAATTTAACCTAGAGGTTTTATTCTGTACTTTCCCGAGCATAACTTCTTTGTGTTTTAAACCAAGGGTTTGGTCAGAATTTGAGGTGTGGTGTGGGGACATTGGGCTTAAAGGTGTGAAAAGATTTTGTGGGTATTTGTCAGTTATTGATCCTTTGACGACTTTCACCTTGGTTGATTGCATGTTAGAAGAATGCTTCAACTGTGTAGAAATCTCTTTACTCATCCACCGTGGTGTTCCTTCTAatgtatcaaaacatttcatcacTAAGTGCATGGCTCAGTGGCCTGATCTGAAGTGGGGATGGGGGATTTGGGAGGAAGGAAGGGAAGATTCTTGGATCCCTGAAGAGCAGTTACCTAAAACTCTTGTGGAGGAAGGATCAGATTCCATATGA
- the LOC111883825 gene encoding F-box/LRR-repeat protein At4g29420 — MENLLESLALEILSRLDDSETVACCRMASKTFNSVFPGLQFINLQWRLKWYLESRSRVSNSPNCSNLHQNSSRFTPSLKRVFLNLVSNLSALESVRIGVENPPLDVLNADVEDDGDDLHITDEGFVKEWLPRVSGALKLLSLSDFWVQSSRRRSEVLSLISAHCQNLIELELKNAWLAVQNMNAMPMLTSLTLELIRLDDKNLTEFNTCFPNLQVLNLIDVRGLKMPMIHLLNLKTCHWTVTDSPSYICIIAPNLLTLRLECRSPYAIYIEAPLCYNLHLALEHLNGFAVKRFQKLKNVQLECSNIRSLIRKLHRLETVETLTLDIRAGGNSKFNLEVLFCTFPNITSLCFKPRVWSEFEVWCGDIGLKGVKRFCGYLSVIDPLMTFALVDCVLEECFNCVEISLLIHRGVPSNVSKHFITKCMAQWPDLKWGWGIWEEGREDSWIPEEQLPKTLVEEGSDSI, encoded by the exons ATGGAGAACCTTCTTGAATCTCTAGCACTCGAAATACTGAGTCGACTCGACGACTCAGAAACGGTAGCATGCTGCCGTATGGCGAGTAAGACTTTCAATTCTGTATTTCCAGGCCTTCAATTTATAAACCTGCAGTGGCGATTGAAATGGTACCTGGAATCAAGATCCAGAGTTTCGA atagtcccaat TGTTCTAATCTTCATCAAAA TTCTTCCCGATTTACTCCCTCTCTAAAGAGAGTTTTTCTAAATCTTGTATCAAACTTAAGTGCACTGGAATCGGTGCGTATTGGCGTCGAGAATCCACCCCTAGATGTGTTGAACGCTGACGTTGAAGATGATGGCGATGATCTGCACATCACCGATGAGGGCTTCGTTAAAGAGTGGCTCCCTAGGGTTTCCGGAGCTTTGAAATTGCTTTCACTATCAGATTTTTGGGTTCAGTCGAGTAGGCGTCGATCAGAAGTCTTGTCACTGATCTCTGCGCACT GTCAAAATCTTATTGAATTAGAGCTGAAGAACGCATGGCTGGCTGTACAAAACATGAACGCCATGCCGATGCTAACAAGTTTAACGCTTGAACTCATAAGATTAGATGACAAAAATCTAACCGAGTTCAATACATGTTTCCCAAATCTTCAAGTTCTTAACTTGATAGATGTTAGAGGTCTCAAAATGCCGATGATCCACCTCCTCAACCTGAAAACCTGCCATTGGACTGTAACAGATTCACcatcatatatatgtataatcgCACCCAATCTCCTCACACTCAGACTCGAGTGTAGAAGTCCCTATGCCATTTATATTGAAGCTCCTTTGTGCTACAACTTGCATCTTGCACTTGAACACTTGAACGGGTTTGCAGTCAAAAGATTTCAGAAATTGAAAAATGTACAACTCGAGTGTTCAAACATTCGCTCCTTAATTCGTAAGCTTCATCGTTTAGAAACAGTAGAAACGCTGACCTTAGATATAAGAGCAGGTGGAAATTCCAAATTTAACCTAGAGGTTTTATTCTGTACTTTCCCGAACATAACTTCTTTGTGTTTTAAACCAAGGGTTTGGTCAGAATTTGAGGTGTGGTGTGGCGACATTGGGCTTAAAGGTGTGAAAAGATTTTGTGGGTATTTGTCAGTTATTGATCCTTTGATGACTTTCGCCTTGGTTGATTGCGTGTTAGAAGAATGCTTCAACTGTGTAGAAATCTCTTTACTCATCCACCGTGGTGTTCCTTCTAatgtatcaaaacatttcatcacTAAGTGCATGGCTCAGTGGCCTGATCTGAAGTGGGGATGGGGGATTTGGGAGGAAGGAAGGGAAGATTCTTGGATCCCTGAAGAGCAGTTACCTAAAACTCTTGTGGAGGAAGGATCAGATTCCATATGA